GACGGATGCTCTTCCTGCGCATCCTCCATGTGCCTGGCACCTGGGGGTTTTCCTAAGGCACCCCTAGGATAAGCTGGACCCAGCCCTAAAGTTACTGACTACCGCCGCATGTGCCTGGAGAACGCATCTTACAAGTGGAAACCTCTTCACCCTCCCCTGTCCTCTGCACTTTTGCAGGCATCACGTGCCCTCCCCCAGTGTCCGTGGAACACGCAGACATCCGGGTCAAGAGCTACAGCTTGTACTCCAGGGAGCGGTACATTTGTAACTCTGGTTTCAAGCGTAAAGCCGGCACGTCCAGCCTGACTGAGTGCGTGCTGAACAAGGCCACGAACATCGCCCACTGGACAACCCCCAGTCTCAAATGCATTAGTGAGTAGCCCATGccaccccaccctcctccctcccccaccccgccaaggctgcacagagataagataccatctcagggGGCAAGGGATCTATGCTGAGGTCTGAGGCTAAAGACACCAGTgggggccgggcatggcggctcacacctgtaatcccagcactttggaaggccaaggtgggaggatcacttgaggtcaggagttctagatcagcctggccaacatggtgaaaccccatctctattaaaaatacaaaagttagccgggcatggtggcatgtgcttgtaatcccagctactcgggaggctgagacaggagaactgcttgaacccgggaggtagaggttgcagtgagccgagatcacaccactgcactccggcctgggcgacacagcaagactccatctcaaaaaaaaaaaaaaaaaaaaaaaggacaccagTGGGATCCTCAGCAACAGCTCCTGACGTTGGAAATACACAGGTGCTGGGGTCACAGaattctgggtttaaatcctggctttgccGCCTACCACCCAGGAGGCCTTGGGCGGCTCTTGTGACGTTCTGGCACTCTGGCTGGTCATCTGGAAAACGGACTTGATGTCCACACTGCGGGCTGTGGGAGGGTGGTGTGAACCCTGGTAAATGTTAACTCTTATTACATGTAGTGCTTTGATTTGAGATGATGCTGGCAAGAGAATTTGGCTGCAGAGCTGGGTGGGCACTCACAAGCACACTAGTGTGGGAAATTTTGGTGGATGTTGGAAGCCATCACTGCTCCTCGCTCATTACCCAGCCCCGGGGATGGGCGCAGGCCCTGGAGCAGGGCTGCCCTTTGCTCAGTCAGCTGTGCATGGTGTccagcaggagggagggaaggtggcAAGAATCgacttttttttaactctctGCACCTGGATAAACATCCCAGAAGCGGCCAAACCTCCTCGGGTGGGAGCCACTTGGGGCTGTTTCTGGAACACTCAGGCGTGCTTCTGCCCCGCTCTTCCTCCCTtcggaaaaaataaaaaattaacccagGGGCTTCCAAGAGAATTCCCATTTAACAAATGTTGAGTGTAGgtttctctccttccccagctCGTCTCTGGGGCAGGGATGAGCACGCCCCTGCATGGAGTGACCCCATCGCTCACGCCCTCCGCAGTCGGGGACAGAGGGGAGCTCCGTGAGGCGCTGAACATTGCCACTGGCTTGGTAGTGCAGGCTCAGCCTCCTCCCCCAGAACAGAGTCCCACAGGCAGCagggggaaggcagggaggaagacTCCGActtgttctgagaaactgctcgcTGGGGACACAGCACCCTGTGGCATCAGCGAGTGAATGAGAAAGCCGAGCGTGGCGGGGAGAGCAGGATCTGTGGGAACCATGGTGGGTCTTAACCTGCCAGTCCTGGGACTCCCTGGAACCTGTAAGCCCGAGGTAAAATCAGGGCTTTCTCACTGCGAGGAAAGTCAGCTCTCCTCAATGCTCCATGTCCTTTGGGCAAATGAATCTGGGATGGAGAAGAGCTGTGGGCTCCAAACAGGGTCAGGataggagaggaaagaagagaaccCAGAATCAGGATTTTAGAGCCCAAAGACTGGATGCATTTTTAGGTTTCACCTAGCCCAAAGATCCTTCCGCGTTCTGATCACTCACGACTCCCTCTGTTATGCTTTCCAACCTCTTGTgctttgaatgatttttttttcctgctaaacaagcaaaatgaaagccagatatagtggctcacacctgtaatcccagcactttgggaggccaaggtgggagggattgcttgagaccaagagttgaagactagcctcagcaacatagcaagaccctgtctctaccaaaaaaattttaaaaataaaaaaataaaaattacctgggcattgAGGCAcgtacatgtagtcccagctactcaggagactgaggcaggaggatctcttgagcctgggaggtcgaggctgcagtgagttgtgatcacaccactgtactcccacctgggcaacagggcaagaccctgtctcaaacaaacaaaatagaatcTACTGAGTGATCATTTATTTTCCCAAGAATAGCCATTATTATAAAATTGAATTGATATCATTAATATCATCTCAGccaaaataaatttgatatttaaCTTGTGCAGTCTTTttgaaaatgcaagaaaaatagTTTGCAGTCTGTCTTTGCATTTGGGTGAGGAAACATTGTTTCTCATGCTTTTAACATGTCCCAGGAAGCCTGACGCCTCCACTGTAAGTTCATgtgttaatatattttgtttgtatcCAGTTCTGAGGCTAGCCCAGGTTCCAGGCTCAGGATCATAAGTGCCATGTGGTTATCCTCTCTCTAGGAGACCCTCTCCTGGCTCGCCAAAGGCCAGCGCCTCCCTTCACAGTAACGACGGCAGGGGTGACCCCACAGCCAGAGAGCCTCTCCTCTTCTGGAAAAGGTAGGAAGGTCAGAAACTTCTTGAGGACATTTATTCCCTCCCAACACCCAAAGGCCCCATCACCAAGCCTGCAGACTCATGGACCTCCGTGGTGTGCCACTGCAGACTTAGGCAGTAGCACAAATGTCTTATTCAATCAAGAATAAGAATGTCtagcttaattttctttttcaaatcaaGGTTGCTTGATATCCAGGTGTTATATATGCAGAATTAATAGTGGTTTAAAACTCACTAATATGTCATATCATATTTAGTTGTAGACACTTATCTTCAAGAACTTAAAGTAGACTGAGGTTTGAGGTTGCATGTGTGTCAGCCCTCAACATTTTCATGGGTGCTGGCAGAAACGAGGGAACTCCAGGATGGGAGGCCAGCAAGCAGCGGCAGCTTCAGCATGTTTGCATCAATTCCCTTGTCCCCTAGCCAGCAGGGACAGCACAGCTAGGCCTCAACAGATGCCTGTCCGCTCAGCGGGCTGCACCGTGGGAGAGGAACCCCGGGCTTCGGAGACCCAAGCATTTTGTCATGGGCAGTAATCACGCCCGCTCTCTGCTCCAGGGGAGACCATGTCCCTATCTTCCAAGGCGCTTGCTATAGAAGCACCCTTGAGAGGATGGTCCAGAGAAAGGGCAGTCAGCTCCCCTGTCTACAGGATGTGCAGAAACATCAGAGATCCGTGGAGAGCTGCCCCCCGCCCAACCAGACCTAAACACCAGCACATCACGGTGACTGCTCTATTGTAGAGGCATTGCCTAAAGCTGCCAGTGTCCCAGGCTTCAACAGAGTCTTTGGAGATTGTCAGGACCGATTTCCTCAGCATTTTCTCAGTGTTCATAAAATTTGAAATCTTGGATGCTTTCTTGGGATCCTCTGCCCTGCATGCTATGATACCTTCATGTTACAGTTCACTCTTGGCTTTAGTGTCGCATCGTCCAGCCTGTGGCTTTCCCTGGCCCCTGCCTACTCCTTTGCCCCCAGGGATGGGCCTGTCTGTGATCATTCATACTACAAAATGCAGCCATCCTTTGTGGAGTGTCGGTTGTCAGCTGTGGATACACACTGACATCTGAGCGCTCCTGTTGGCCTGGGCGCAAGCTGGaaatcactgctctccagccccaggtggatcttttttttttttcttttgagatggagacttgctttattgcccagtctggagggcagagatgaaatcttggctcactgtaacctctgcctcccaggttcaagtgattttcctgccttagccttctgagtagctgggattacagccgtgcaccaccacacccagctaattgttgtatttttagtagagacagggtttcaccatgttggtcagtctggtctcaaactcctgacctcaggtgatccgcaagcctcagtctcccaaagtgctgggattacaggtgtgagccactgcacccggtccccAGGTGGTTCTTAAGTGGCCAAGGCTGAGGCCTGCAGCTTGAGGGAGGAAGAAGCAGCTGAACAAGGTTCCCTCCTAGTGAGTCACCTGCACAGGGAGGAAGGGGTTGAGGGTCTGGCTCCATTTAAACTTGAGGTAATTCTACAACCCCTTTGATCTGAGTCACATCTCGTTAACCCAAGGAGATTATCAAGTAAGCCTCTCCCATCCCCACTTTCGCATCCCAAATGCCTGGTCCGATGGCCATTGTCGAGACACAACTGTGCAGTCAGAAGCTCCGATGTGACAGCAGCCTTTGACCCGAGCTGGCACGACTGTGGGCACTTGGCTGAGGACGCCGTGGTGCGCCCTGTCTGCAGGGAGCCCTGGAGCGTTGGCAGTGAGGGCAGGGCAAGTTGTATGCGAGGTGGTGACAAAGGATTAAGGGGATGTGAGGACTTCTCATGACTTGTGTGGCTGGGAGACCATGGGAACGCAGCAACAACAGTGCATCCAGAGAGCCATAGCGCTTGGTCCCACATTTCCTAAATTCCGTAGCTGTCACAACAGAAGACACGTTTTTCATGGAGAGGGAACAGTACCTTTACACTGCGGGGGCAGCCACCTTCCAGGGAAGGACAAAGAAGACAGGGAAGACTCTGAACCCAAGGCAGCCTCTGTTCCTGGCAGCGAGCTCATCAGGATGCTTTCCTCCAACACAGCCCGGAGAGTTCAGGCCAGAGCCCAGGCTTCACGTGTTTCAAATTCACCCGCTCCGAGCATCCTCGGCCAACGCAGCTTCACCTGCTTTCAGCTGAGCCTCCAACGTTGGGCCTGCCTTCTCTAGTAAACAAGCTGAACGACTCAGATCTTtaacaccttttcttttcttcccacccaccccctgccctccccgccttttttttttaagagacaggggtctcactctgtcccccaggctagagtacagtggctcaattaTAGGTCACTGCAGTCTGAAACTCCTAGGctaaagtgattctcttgcctcagcctctcagatagctggaactataggcacacgcccaccacacctggataatttatttttattcttatttttgtagaaacagggtcttgcagcagggcacagtggctctcgcctgtaatcccagcactttgggaggccgaggtgggtggatcacctaaggtcaggagtttgagaccagcctggtcaacatggcgaaacctcatctctactaaaaatccaaaaattagccaggcatggtggtgtgcatctgtaatcccagctgctcgggaggctgaggcagggagaattgcttgaacccggaaggcagtggttgcagtgagctgagatcgtgccactgcactccagccttggtgacagagtgagattccatctcaaaaaaaagaaagaaaagaaatagggtcttgctatgttgcccaggctggtcttaaactcctggactcaagcgatcctcgcacctcagcatcccaaagtgttgggattataggcatgacccgcTGTGTCTGGCTGATCTTTTCTTTACACGTGCCGTGATAGTAGCCATGTTCTTTAGTGTTTTCACAGGTCCTGTGGCCCTTCTGAGGAACAGCTATGTCACCCTCTTAAGGAGCAGTTTGCTGTGGGAGAGGGAGGGCTGGCCAGGGTGACTCACTACGGCAGCGCCCACATCACCCCGTGCTGCAGCTGAGAGGAGGGGAGTCTGCACATTGATgctctccctgccttggcctcttccACAGAGCCCACAGCTTCATCTCCCAGCTCAAACACCACAGCGGCCACAACAGCAGCCATTGTCCCGAGCTCCCGGCTGGTGCCCTCCACATCACCTTCCACAGGAACC
The window above is part of the Rhinopithecus roxellana isolate Shanxi Qingling chromosome 11, ASM756505v1, whole genome shotgun sequence genome. Proteins encoded here:
- the IL15RA gene encoding interleukin-15 receptor subunit alpha isoform X3, with product MAPRRARGCRTLRLPALLLLLLLRPPATRGITCPPPVSVEHADIRVKSYSLYSRERYICNSGFKRKAGTSSLTECVLNKATNIAHWTTPSLKCIRDPLLARQRPAPPFTVTTAGVTPQPESLSSSGKEPTASSPSSNTTAATTAAIVPSSRLVPSTSPSTGTTEIGSHESSHGPSQTTAKTWELTASASHQPPGVYPQGHSEHHCGYLHIHRPAVWTERCVSPGMLHQVKGLALSPRLEYSEL
- the IL15RA gene encoding interleukin-15 receptor subunit alpha isoform X6, which codes for MAPRRARGCRTLRLPALLLLLLLRPPATRGITCPPPVSVEHADIRVKSYSLYSRERYICNSGFKRKAGTSSLTECVLNKATNIAHWTTPSLKCIRDPLLARQRPAPPFTVTTAGVTPQPESLSSSGKVAISTSTVLLCGLSAVSLLACYIKSRQTPPPASIEMEAMEALPVTGETRSRDEDLEYCSHDL
- the IL15RA gene encoding interleukin-15 receptor subunit alpha isoform X4, with translation MAPRRARGCRTLRLPALLLLLLLRPPATRGITCPPPVSVEHADIRVKSYSLYSRERYICNSGFKRKAGTSSLTECVLNKATNIAHWTTPSLKCIRDPLLARQRPAPPFTVTTAGVTPQPESLSSSGKEPTASSPSSNTTAATTAAIVPSSRLVPSTSPSTGTTEIGSHESSHGPSQTTAKTWELTASASHQPPGVYPQGHSEHHCGYLHIHRPAVWTERCVSPGMLHQVKANSPAGQH
- the IL15RA gene encoding interleukin-15 receptor subunit alpha isoform X2; the protein is MAPRRARGCRTLRLPALLLLLLLRPPATRGITCPPPVSVEHADIRVKSYSLYSRERYICNSGFKRKAGTSSLTECVLNKATNIAHWTTPSLKCIRDPLLARQRPAPPFTVTTAGVTPQPESLSSSGKEPTASSPSSNTTAATTAAIVPSSRLVPSTSPSTGTTEIGSHESSHGPSQTTAKTWELTASASHQPPGVYPQGHSEHHCGYLHIHRPAVWTERCVSPGMLHQVKLSLQGAHTAYLKMA